The Rhodoferax sediminis genome has a segment encoding these proteins:
- a CDS encoding cytochrome b, with the protein MPRPRYTRTAIVLHGVMALLIVTGFCLGLSMADLPLSPLKLRLFSYHKWIGVSVWGLLLLRILWRIKHAPPPLPAGMAAWEQTAAHAGHLLLYVLMAVIPISGWLMSSAQGVTTVYLGLWPLPDLLAKNEALGRLLLALHRILNYALLGAVILHVAAALKHHFIDRDGVLVRMFRLTGAAE; encoded by the coding sequence TTGCCGCGACCTCGCTACACCCGCACTGCCATCGTCCTGCATGGCGTCATGGCGCTGCTCATCGTGACCGGTTTTTGTCTGGGACTGTCGATGGCCGACTTGCCGCTGAGCCCGCTCAAGTTGCGGCTCTTCTCGTATCACAAGTGGATCGGTGTCAGCGTCTGGGGGCTGCTTCTGCTGCGCATCCTGTGGCGCATCAAGCATGCACCGCCGCCGTTGCCCGCGGGCATGGCCGCGTGGGAGCAGACCGCGGCGCACGCCGGCCATCTGCTGCTGTATGTGCTGATGGCCGTCATTCCCATTTCGGGCTGGCTCATGAGTTCGGCCCAAGGGGTGACAACGGTCTACCTGGGCCTGTGGCCGCTGCCCGATCTGCTGGCCAAAAATGAAGCGCTGGGCCGGCTGCTGCTGGCGCTGCACCGCATCCTTAACTACGCGCTGCTCGGAGCCGTCATCCTGCATGTGGCGGCCGCGCTCAAGCACCATTTCATCGACCGGGATGGCGTGCTGGTCCGCATGTTCCGGCTCACGGGGGCTGCCGAATGA
- a CDS encoding YceI family protein: protein MKVFLLALLLVGVGAQAAEYRRVDVAHSQIRFTSKQMGVPVDGVFHTFDADMAFDPQAPATARGQLRIALSSIDTGNREANEEVPGAQWFDVKRHPEAQFEMRQIQPLGAGRFQVSGILSLKGVSRPLAVDATLKPSGAGQAVLDGAFVLKRLDFGVGGGVWGDVGVVANEVTVQFHLVLEP from the coding sequence ATGAAAGTCTTCCTCCTCGCGTTGCTACTGGTGGGCGTCGGTGCACAGGCCGCCGAGTACCGGCGCGTGGACGTCGCGCACAGTCAGATCCGCTTTACCTCGAAGCAGATGGGCGTGCCGGTTGACGGTGTGTTCCACACCTTCGATGCGGACATGGCCTTCGACCCGCAGGCGCCGGCCACGGCCCGCGGCCAGTTGCGTATCGCCCTGTCCAGCATCGACACGGGCAACCGCGAAGCCAACGAGGAGGTCCCGGGCGCGCAGTGGTTCGATGTCAAGCGCCACCCCGAAGCGCAGTTCGAAATGCGCCAGATCCAGCCGCTGGGCGCCGGCCGGTTCCAGGTCAGCGGCATCTTGAGTCTCAAGGGCGTCAGCCGGCCGCTGGCGGTCGACGCCACGCTCAAGCCCAGCGGGGCCGGGCAAGCCGTGCTGGACGGCGCCTTCGTGCTCAAGCGGTTGGACTTCGGCGTGGGCGGGGGCGTCTGGGGCGACGTGGGCGTGGTCGCCAACGAGGTGACGGTGCAATTTCACCTGGTGCTGGAGCCGTAA
- a CDS encoding YceI family protein, with product MKKLLFALLCSLCVATALAADVYESDPNHTFAWFEFDHLGYSIQRDRFDKVDATVSLNLQDQTGSVQARIDVNSISTGSHFFNRILLSDAFFDAGKYPLITFQSTHFTFGKLDNVTAVEGDLTIKGITRPVTLSVTHYKCMMHPEYHRMACGLNASANIRRSDFNLGKYVPLITNNITLYVSIEAIQH from the coding sequence ATGAAAAAGCTGCTCTTTGCTTTGCTGTGCAGTCTGTGCGTCGCCACCGCGCTGGCCGCCGATGTCTACGAGTCCGACCCGAATCACACCTTTGCGTGGTTCGAGTTCGACCACCTGGGCTACAGCATCCAGCGCGACCGCTTCGACAAGGTCGATGCCACGGTCAGCCTGAACCTGCAGGACCAGACCGGCAGCGTGCAGGCGCGCATCGATGTCAATTCGATCAGCACGGGCTCGCACTTTTTCAACCGGATACTGCTCAGCGATGCGTTTTTCGACGCCGGCAAATATCCGCTCATCACTTTCCAGTCGACACATTTCACGTTCGGCAAGCTCGACAATGTGACGGCCGTCGAGGGCGATCTGACCATCAAGGGCATCACGCGCCCCGTGACCCTGAGCGTGACCCATTACAAATGCATGATGCATCCCGAATACCACCGGATGGCCTGCGGCCTCAATGCCAGCGCCAACATCAGGCGCAGCGACTTCAACCTGGGCAAATATGTGCCGCTGATCACCAACAACATCACCCTTTATGTGTCGATCGAGGCGATCCAGCATTGA
- a CDS encoding DUF748 domain-containing protein: MNLQSINSNKWARRVAWTAAGVVLLWGICWLAVPPILKSQAQKIASEQLGRKVTIGAVDFKPWTLELTVTDLAVATADGAGQQLHVQRLYIDGELQSILRLAPVVDAVTVDAPSLKLTRLSEGHYDIDDILARLSQPSGKPPGKPLHFALYNLALDGGSVDFTDKSVGKTHQLRDLTLSVPFLSNLDSKRGVVVQPRLAFTLNGSRFDSAAEGTPFAQTHKLDATIKLAGFDLAPYLGYIPASLPVRLQTGVIDTDLRVAFEQTSTTSVKLRGTVQASHVKLTDAKTRDLLSFDALKLTLADVQPLAQRANISSIELTGPNVAVRRDAAGRFNVDLAATPAAASTAPVATERGAKGEDTTGAAATKEAQTNAWKIQVDKVAVRGGTVAWTDETTAPHAQLALRELVFDAAAIALPFAKPLQFSGSAVLASVTGSPTASAAAAPASPSPQAASLSFGGAATDRMVSVAANLKALPLSLAAPYLASFIEPGLNGQLTAQLNADWKAPAAGAQATGLLLGVKQLTLENLALTDGKAVSQPRAPNPRNAALPSIKQIEVADARIDLDKQTVSVGKLALTDPHASVERGADKRWMFERWLKKPAASGAPRGSASKRPVAPARTWQIAINDVAIEGGAVSYRDAAMPRPVAFEVSKLTIQLKDFALDSQKPSPLTASARIGAGRTEPGRLDYHGDLGLNPLSAQGQVQAVRLPLHALEPYFGDALNIRLLRADTSFKGQVHYLESKAGPVVKVTGDSALEDFRANSVLPPGVAAVAATSPATAGAVPKATTMAAAGSLQPVSEPLLQWKALSVRGLDLTMKPGTATRVNVRQTALSDFYARVIINPNGRINLQDLVKSSAQPVAAAAPASGAAPIKPAPAVSPAPAAGGALAPIVNIGPISLVNGKVLFSDHFIKPNYSADLTELTGKLSAFSSVAPASAPTMADLELRGKAEGTASLEITGKLNPLAKPLALDITGKVRDLELPPLSPYAIKYAGHGIERGKMSLDVNYVVLPNGQLTAKNNLVLNQLSFGDEVKGAPTSLPVKLAVALLADRNGVINLDLPISGSLNDPQFSLGPIIFKAIINIIVKAVTAPFSLLANAFGGGGDELSTVAFAPGSAVLTPDARQSLDKVAKALAERPALKMTVVGTASLDAEMEGYRRERLNAMVRAEKRRETTIGASAVPAPAAAASAAAGAAAPATTVGDAEYPALLKQVYKHADLPKPRNLIGMAKDLPQAEMESLLMANIPVTEDAMRQLALARGEAVKEYLALRQVPAQQLFLGAPKAAADQPATESKPGAKWSPHADLNLATR; encoded by the coding sequence ATGAACCTGCAATCCATCAACAGCAACAAGTGGGCGCGGCGTGTGGCTTGGACGGCCGCAGGCGTGGTGCTGCTGTGGGGCATCTGCTGGCTGGCGGTGCCGCCCATCCTCAAGAGCCAGGCCCAGAAAATAGCCAGCGAGCAGTTGGGGCGCAAGGTCACCATCGGCGCGGTCGATTTCAAGCCCTGGACGCTGGAACTTACGGTCACCGACCTGGCTGTGGCCACCGCCGATGGGGCCGGGCAGCAGCTGCACGTCCAGCGTCTCTATATAGATGGTGAGTTGCAGTCGATCCTGCGGCTGGCGCCGGTGGTCGATGCCGTCACAGTCGATGCGCCGAGCCTCAAACTGACCCGCCTCTCGGAGGGGCACTACGACATTGACGACATCCTGGCCCGGCTGAGCCAGCCGTCCGGTAAGCCGCCCGGCAAACCGCTGCACTTCGCGCTGTACAACCTGGCGCTCGATGGCGGCTCCGTGGACTTCACCGACAAGTCGGTCGGCAAAACCCATCAGTTGCGCGATTTGACGCTGAGCGTGCCGTTCTTGAGCAACCTGGATTCCAAGCGCGGTGTGGTGGTCCAGCCAAGGCTGGCCTTCACGCTCAACGGCAGCCGTTTCGATTCGGCCGCCGAGGGTACGCCGTTCGCCCAGACCCACAAGCTTGATGCCACCATCAAGCTTGCCGGGTTCGACCTCGCGCCCTATCTGGGCTATATCCCGGCCAGTCTGCCGGTGCGGCTGCAGACGGGCGTGATCGACACCGACCTGCGCGTGGCATTCGAGCAGACGTCCACCACGTCGGTCAAGCTTAGAGGCACGGTCCAAGCCAGCCATGTGAAGCTGACCGACGCCAAAACGCGTGACCTGCTGTCGTTCGACGCGCTCAAGCTCACGCTCGCGGACGTGCAGCCGCTGGCACAGCGCGCCAACATCTCGTCGATTGAACTGACCGGCCCGAATGTGGCGGTGCGGCGCGATGCGGCAGGGCGGTTCAATGTGGACCTCGCAGCCACGCCGGCGGCCGCCTCCACCGCACCGGTTGCTACGGAAAGAGGAGCTAAAGGCGAAGATACCACAGGGGCTGCAGCCACAAAAGAAGCCCAAACCAATGCGTGGAAAATCCAAGTTGACAAGGTTGCCGTGCGCGGCGGGACGGTGGCATGGACCGACGAGACCACCGCTCCCCATGCGCAGCTGGCCCTGCGCGAGCTGGTGTTCGACGCGGCTGCCATCGCGCTGCCGTTTGCGAAGCCGCTGCAGTTCAGTGGTTCGGCGGTGCTGGCTTCGGTGACTGGCTCCCCCACTGCATCGGCTGCGGCGGCGCCGGCGAGCCCGTCGCCGCAGGCTGCCAGCCTGAGCTTTGGCGGCGCGGCCACGGACCGCATGGTCAGCGTGGCGGCCAACCTGAAGGCCCTGCCGCTGAGCCTGGCCGCGCCGTACCTCGCGTCCTTCATCGAACCCGGGCTGAACGGCCAGTTGACGGCCCAGCTGAACGCGGACTGGAAGGCGCCCGCGGCGGGCGCACAGGCGACCGGTTTGCTGCTCGGCGTGAAACAGCTCACGCTGGAGAATCTGGCGCTCACCGATGGCAAGGCCGTGAGCCAGCCCAGGGCCCCGAATCCGCGCAACGCGGCGCTGCCCAGCATCAAGCAGATCGAGGTGGCCGACGCACGGATCGATCTGGACAAACAGACGGTGAGCGTGGGCAAGCTGGCGCTCACCGATCCCCACGCCAGCGTGGAGCGCGGCGCCGACAAACGCTGGATGTTCGAGCGCTGGCTGAAAAAGCCGGCCGCCTCGGGGGCTCCCCGGGGATCTGCATCAAAACGACCTGTAGCCCCCGCCAGGACTTGGCAGATTGCTATCAATGATGTAGCGATCGAGGGTGGCGCCGTATCGTACCGGGACGCCGCCATGCCGCGGCCGGTGGCCTTCGAAGTATCAAAGCTCACGATCCAGCTGAAGGACTTTGCGCTGGACAGCCAAAAACCCTCACCCCTCACAGCCTCGGCGCGCATCGGGGCGGGACGCACGGAGCCCGGCCGGCTGGATTACCACGGCGATCTGGGCTTGAACCCCTTGTCGGCGCAAGGCCAGGTGCAGGCGGTGCGCCTGCCGCTGCACGCGCTCGAGCCTTACTTTGGCGATGCGCTGAACATCCGACTGTTGCGCGCCGACACCAGCTTCAAGGGGCAGGTGCACTACCTCGAGAGCAAGGCCGGCCCGGTGGTCAAAGTCACGGGCGACTCTGCGCTGGAGGACTTTCGCGCCAACAGCGTGTTGCCGCCGGGCGTGGCGGCTGTCGCCGCGACGTCGCCCGCCACCGCAGGGGCTGTGCCCAAAGCCACCACTATGGCGGCGGCCGGCAGCCTGCAACCCGTCAGCGAGCCGCTGCTGCAGTGGAAGGCCCTGAGTGTGCGCGGCCTCGACCTGACCATGAAGCCGGGTACTGCCACCCGGGTCAATGTGCGCCAGACCGCGCTCAGCGACTTCTATGCGCGCGTGATCATCAACCCGAACGGGCGCATCAACCTGCAGGACCTGGTGAAGTCGTCGGCGCAGCCGGTCGCGGCCGCCGCACCGGCTTCTGGTGCAGCCCCGATCAAGCCCGCGCCCGCTGTGTCGCCTGCGCCCGCTGCGGGTGGTGCGCTGGCGCCCATTGTCAATATCGGCCCGATCAGCCTGGTCAATGGCAAGGTGCTGTTCTCCGACCACTTCATCAAACCCAACTACTCGGCCGACCTGACCGAGCTCACCGGCAAGCTCAGCGCGTTCTCCAGCGTCGCGCCGGCCAGCGCGCCCACCATGGCGGATCTGGAACTGCGCGGCAAGGCCGAGGGCACGGCCTCGCTGGAGATCACCGGCAAACTCAATCCGCTGGCCAAGCCGCTGGCGCTGGACATCACCGGCAAGGTGCGCGACCTCGAACTGCCGCCGCTGTCGCCGTACGCCATCAAGTACGCGGGCCACGGCATCGAGCGCGGCAAGATGAGCCTGGACGTGAACTACGTGGTGCTGCCCAACGGCCAGCTCACCGCCAAGAACAACCTGGTGCTGAACCAGCTGAGCTTTGGCGACGAGGTCAAGGGCGCACCCACCAGCCTGCCGGTCAAGCTCGCGGTGGCGCTGCTGGCCGACCGCAATGGCGTGATCAATCTGGACCTGCCGATCAGCGGCTCGCTCAACGACCCGCAGTTCAGCCTCGGGCCCATCATCTTCAAGGCCATCATCAACATCATCGTCAAGGCCGTGACCGCGCCGTTCAGCCTGCTCGCGAATGCGTTTGGCGGCGGCGGTGACGAACTCAGCACGGTGGCCTTCGCGCCCGGCAGCGCGGTGCTGACGCCGGACGCCCGGCAAAGCCTGGACAAGGTGGCCAAGGCGCTGGCCGAGCGCCCCGCACTCAAGATGACCGTGGTCGGCACCGCCAGCCTGGATGCCGAGATGGAGGGCTACCGGCGCGAACGCCTGAACGCCATGGTGCGCGCCGAAAAGCGCCGCGAGACGACGATTGGAGCTAGCGCAGTCCCGGCGCCGGCTGCCGCTGCATCCGCTGCTGCGGGGGCCGCTGCCCCGGCCACCACGGTCGGTGATGCGGAATACCCGGCCCTGCTGAAGCAGGTCTACAAGCACGCCGACCTGCCCAAGCCGCGCAACCTGATCGGCATGGCCAAGGATCTTCCGCAGGCCGAGATGGAGTCGCTGCTGATGGCCAATATCCCCGTGACCGAAGACGCGATGCGCCAACTGGCGCTGGCGCGGGGCGAGGCGGTGAAGGAGTATCTGGCTTTGAGGCAGGTGCCGGCGCAGCAGCTGTTCCTGGGCGCGCCCAAGGCGGCGGCCGACCAGCCCGCGACCGAGAGTAAGCCGGGCGCCAAGTGGAGCCCGCACGCCGATCTGAACCTGGCGACCCGATAG